In a single window of the Chondrocystis sp. NIES-4102 genome:
- a CDS encoding GTP-binding protein HSR1-related protein has protein sequence MNQNQQFNAAIITEKFNSACNNLNNFLSNDPSLNQIKTKLNQDWQKYKQEGLISVAFVGQYSAGKSTIISALTGKRDIKIDADISTDKTASYNWNGIKIIDTPGLFTDRADHDAITYQAIDQADLLVFSLTYMLFDSITVKNFKKLAYEKGYAWKMMLLVNKMSDEAGEDEQKIINYRYSLAEALKPYSLDDFPVCFVDAKDYCDSVDQKDEFLREISRFDTFIRQLNQFVARRGSLAKLDTPVRIALSAVNDTQAELTRIAKADPTFIEILNQLSRQIKNERNRIKIQNQGVALRLASAIADEGSQLAKYVGNVRSEHEWEYAQKTINSKVEKHYEKAGRELQGIFDNALRDIKQQVEGVIEGNLVQTYITYIGKSLDASVDHIRRENNNDTLKNQFNTLRGIAESTGANILKNASRSFLSTASTTGLLRSMDVVGSGLHQTVLGVGKFIGFKFKPWQAVGIAKNLGNFAIFLGPIFAVGALGLDLHEMSKARQLEQDMANARGQINSQYQKLAKDLEHQVEIQFDEFDKQVYGEIEKMIANARKQNEDEIALSNRSMRQLISIRQEFEQILTTISQINQQTTRNF, from the coding sequence ATGAACCAAAATCAACAATTCAATGCTGCTATTATTACTGAAAAATTTAATAGTGCTTGCAATAATTTAAACAACTTTCTGTCTAATGATCCAAGTTTAAATCAAATAAAAACTAAACTAAATCAAGATTGGCAGAAATATAAACAAGAAGGATTAATTAGTGTAGCCTTTGTCGGACAATATAGCGCAGGTAAATCAACAATTATTTCCGCTTTGACGGGAAAGAGAGATATTAAAATTGATGCTGACATATCAACAGATAAAACCGCCAGTTACAACTGGAATGGTATTAAAATAATTGATACTCCAGGGCTATTTACCGATCGCGCTGATCACGATGCAATTACTTATCAGGCGATCGATCAAGCTGACTTACTGGTTTTCTCCCTCACCTATATGTTATTTGACTCGATAACAGTAAAAAACTTTAAAAAGCTAGCTTATGAAAAGGGTTACGCCTGGAAAATGATGTTGCTAGTTAATAAAATGTCCGATGAAGCAGGGGAAGATGAACAAAAAATAATTAATTATCGTTATAGTTTGGCAGAAGCTTTAAAGCCCTATTCCTTAGATGACTTTCCTGTTTGCTTTGTCGATGCTAAGGACTATTGTGATAGTGTTGATCAAAAAGATGAATTTTTGCGTGAAATTAGTCGTTTTGACACGTTTATTCGGCAATTAAATCAATTTGTTGCCCGTCGTGGATCTTTGGCAAAATTGGATACACCAGTGCGTATTGCTTTGAGCGCAGTTAACGATACACAAGCTGAACTTACTCGTATAGCTAAAGCAGATCCAACCTTTATTGAAATCCTCAATCAATTGTCTCGTCAAATAAAAAATGAACGTAACCGTATTAAAATTCAAAATCAAGGTGTCGCTTTAAGGTTAGCTAGTGCGATCGCAGACGAAGGATCACAATTAGCTAAATATGTAGGCAATGTTAGAAGTGAACATGAATGGGAATACGCGCAAAAAACTATCAATTCAAAAGTAGAGAAACATTATGAAAAAGCTGGGCGAGAATTACAAGGGATATTTGATAATGCACTCAGAGATATTAAACAACAAGTAGAAGGAGTCATAGAAGGTAATTTAGTTCAAACCTATATTACTTACATTGGAAAATCTTTAGATGCTTCTGTGGATCATATTCGTAGAGAAAATAATAATGACACCCTCAAAAATCAATTTAACACGCTAAGGGGAATTGCCGAATCTACAGGGGCAAATATTTTAAAAAACGCTAGTAGAAGCTTTCTCAGCACGGCTAGTACAACAGGTCTTTTAAGAAGTATGGATGTAGTAGGTAGTGGGCTACATCAAACTGTTTTAGGTGTGGGCAAATTTATTGGCTTTAAGTTCAAACCTTGGCAAGCCGTAGGAATAGCTAAAAATCTTGGTAATTTCGCTATATTCCTAGGTCCAATTTTTGCTGTGGGTGCTTTGGGTTTAGATTTGCATGAAATGTCTAAAGCAAGACAGTTAGAACAGGATATGGCTAATGCCCGTGGACAAATTAATAGTCAATATCAAAAGCTAGCTAAAGATTTAGAACATCAAGTAGAAATTCAATTTGATGAATTTGACAAACAAGTCTATGGTGAAATAGAAAAAATGATTGCTAATGCCAGAAAACAAAATGAAGATGAGATAGCTTTATCTAATAGAAGCATGAGACAGTTAATTAGCATCCGCCAAGAATTTGAGCAAATTTTAACAACTATTAGTCAAATAAATCAGCAAACAACCAGGAATTTTTAG